Proteins from a single region of Catellicoccus marimammalium M35/04/3:
- a CDS encoding nitroreductase family protein, with protein sequence MNETIQLLQNRRSTRVFNEQPIEKEVLDEILKAAQQAPNSINAQQTSLIVIQDKETLQKIEEVCGGFAKVAHAQAFIVIAMDFHKTEVAIQAQGEEQEIHNHLEGLLVGAVDAGIMSEAISVAAESFGIGSTIIGAIRNQPQFMIDLCQLPMHTYPLIGVMLGYPEGELGNPKIRLPKETFIHQETYQSEGMLEAIQTYDAQLDEYNEARNLSHLPNYSQQVTALYSQKNKRQNAVRSTLEGQGFSFH encoded by the coding sequence ATGAACGAAACGATTCAATTACTACAAAACCGTCGCTCAACGCGTGTATTTAATGAACAACCTATCGAAAAAGAAGTGTTAGATGAAATTTTAAAAGCAGCACAACAAGCTCCTAATTCTATTAATGCCCAACAAACCTCATTGATTGTGATTCAAGATAAAGAAACTTTACAAAAAATTGAAGAAGTTTGTGGAGGATTTGCTAAAGTCGCTCATGCGCAAGCTTTTATTGTTATCGCAATGGATTTCCATAAAACAGAAGTTGCGATTCAAGCACAAGGAGAAGAACAAGAAATTCATAATCATTTAGAAGGATTATTGGTAGGTGCTGTGGATGCAGGAATTATGTCAGAAGCAATTTCTGTTGCGGCAGAAAGCTTTGGTATTGGAAGTACAATTATTGGTGCCATCCGCAATCAACCACAATTTATGATTGATCTATGTCAATTACCTATGCACACTTATCCTTTAATTGGAGTTATGTTAGGATATCCAGAAGGAGAATTAGGCAATCCAAAAATTCGTTTACCAAAAGAAACATTTATTCATCAAGAAACTTACCAAAGTGAAGGAATGCTAGAAGCAATCCAAACTTATGATGCTCAGCTAGATGAATATAATGAAGCTCGTAACTTATCTCATCTACCAAATTATTCACAACAAGTTACCGCTTTATATTCACAAAAAAATAAACGTCAAAACGCAGTACGTTCGACGTTAGAAGGACAAGGATTCTCTTTCCACTAA
- a CDS encoding MerR family transcriptional regulator, translating to MEKEYSITEISQKTHLPTSTLRYYEQEGLLPPIKRNQYQRRQYTTTDLERIRLIQCFKQLGMSTKKIKAYIQEHEGKLCDVEGILQEHLQFLYQQKEEMERHIHFIEKELEKRK from the coding sequence ATGGAAAAAGAATATTCAATTACTGAAATTAGTCAAAAAACACATCTCCCTACTTCTACCCTTCGTTATTATGAACAAGAAGGACTTCTTCCCCCCATTAAAAGAAATCAATATCAACGTCGTCAATACACTACGACAGATTTAGAGCGCATTCGTCTCATTCAATGTTTTAAACAACTAGGAATGTCTACGAAAAAAATCAAAGCGTATATTCAAGAACACGAAGGAAAATTATGCGATGTGGAAGGGATTTTACAAGAACATTTACAATTTTTATACCAACAAAAAGAAGAAATGGAACGACACATTCACTTTATTGAAAAAGAATTAGAAAAAAGAAAGTAA
- a CDS encoding Cof-type HAD-IIB family hydrolase has protein sequence MHQDYKAVAFFDLDGTLLNDQSTLDQEVIETIQELKENQVLPIICTGRTNCEITEIQKEAKIDSAITLNGQRIEIEGEVIYQHHFPKEEVQRFVAFAKEHQDEVGFYTADEIYLSGVNQAVEDCFEILHSPMPEVNANFPEEKEISMMLIFRDEDPVDDEYRNTFPEFEFYRNGLKAMDIVARGQSKGTAIQIVKKALDLRDIPTFGFGDGTNDFSMFAQVDYPVAMGNAVEALKEQAIYITKKNTEGGIRHALKHFHLI, from the coding sequence ATGCATCAAGATTATAAAGCAGTCGCTTTTTTTGATTTAGATGGTACGTTATTAAACGACCAATCTACTTTAGATCAAGAAGTGATTGAAACGATTCAAGAATTAAAAGAAAATCAAGTTCTACCTATTATTTGTACTGGACGTACAAACTGCGAAATTACAGAAATCCAAAAAGAAGCAAAAATCGATAGTGCGATTACTTTAAATGGACAACGCATTGAAATTGAAGGAGAAGTGATTTATCAACATCATTTTCCAAAAGAAGAAGTACAACGTTTTGTTGCTTTTGCCAAAGAGCATCAAGATGAGGTAGGATTTTATACCGCTGATGAAATTTATCTTTCTGGTGTCAATCAAGCCGTAGAAGATTGTTTTGAAATTTTACATTCACCAATGCCAGAAGTGAATGCCAACTTCCCAGAAGAAAAAGAAATTTCTATGATGTTAATCTTCCGTGATGAAGATCCTGTGGATGATGAGTATCGAAATACTTTCCCAGAATTTGAATTTTATCGTAATGGATTAAAAGCGATGGATATTGTTGCTCGTGGACAATCTAAAGGAACTGCCATTCAAATCGTCAAAAAAGCATTAGACTTACGCGATATTCCAACTTTTGGTTTTGGTGATGGAACGAATGACTTTTCAATGTTTGCCCAAGTAGATTATCCTGTTGCGATGGGAAATGCTGTAGAAGCATTAAAAGAACAAGCAATTTACATTACAAAGAAAAATACAGAAGGTGGCATTCGTCACGCACTAAAACATTTTCATTTAATTTAA
- the deoC gene encoding deoxyribose-phosphate aldolase gives MKLNQYIDHTILKADATKEQVEQLIAEAKKYEFASVCINPFWVHLAAEELKDSPVEVCTVIGFPLGANTTATKAFEARDAVANGADEVDMVINIGALKSKEYGIVKNDIEEVVKASKPALVKVIIETALLTDEEKVKACELAVEAGADFVKTSTGFSTAGAKVEDIRLMRETVGPEIGVKASGGIHSYEDAVALIEAGATRLGASASVKIIGEE, from the coding sequence ATGAAACTAAATCAGTATATTGATCACACTATTTTGAAAGCCGATGCAACAAAAGAACAAGTAGAGCAATTAATTGCGGAAGCAAAAAAATATGAATTTGCCTCTGTTTGTATCAATCCATTTTGGGTTCATTTAGCAGCAGAAGAATTAAAAGATTCTCCCGTTGAAGTTTGTACTGTAATTGGCTTCCCATTAGGAGCAAATACAACTGCAACGAAAGCGTTTGAAGCTCGTGATGCCGTAGCTAACGGAGCAGATGAAGTGGATATGGTTATCAATATCGGAGCGTTAAAATCAAAAGAATACGGAATCGTGAAAAACGATATTGAAGAAGTTGTTAAAGCAAGTAAACCAGCTTTAGTAAAAGTCATTATTGAAACTGCATTATTAACCGATGAAGAAAAAGTAAAAGCTTGTGAATTAGCGGTTGAAGCAGGGGCAGACTTTGTTAAAACTTCTACTGGTTTTTCAACAGCTGGAGCAAAAGTAGAAGATATTCGTTTAATGCGTGAAACCGTAGGCCCAGAAATTGGTGTAAAAGCTTCTGGTGGAATTCATAGTTATGAAGATGCGGTAGCGTTAATTGAAGCAGGCGCAACTCGTTTAGGAGCTAGTGCAAGCGTTAAAATTATTGGTGAAGAATAA
- a CDS encoding pyrimidine-nucleoside phosphorylase yields MRMVDLIIKKRDGKALSTEEIQYIIEGYTKGEIPDYQMSALTMAIYMKGMNTREQGDLTMAMVHSGDVIDLSAIEGIKVDKHSTGGVGDTTTLILAPLVASAGAKVAKMSGRGLGHTGGTLDKLESIPGFHIELTEEQFIDQVNTHNIAVMGQSGDLTPADKKLYALRDVTGTVESIPLIASSIMSKKIAAGADAIVLDVKTGAGAFMKTKEDAEALAHAMVNIGNAVGRKTMAIISDMSQPLGKAIGNALEVEEAILTLQGKGPKDLTDLVLTLGSQMLVLAQKADSLEEAREILEASLHNGKAIEKFKEWIRLQGGDDSVVEDMSRLPQAPYTIDVPAWDSGYVTKEIADHLGQIAMKLGAGRATKEEEIDPSVGIYLHKKVGDPVTKGEPLLTLYAHDQEVSELVDEVKECITIGSRIEDPILIHEVIVD; encoded by the coding sequence ATGCGCATGGTAGATTTAATCATTAAAAAACGTGATGGAAAAGCATTATCTACAGAGGAAATCCAGTATATTATTGAAGGATATACCAAAGGAGAAATTCCTGATTATCAAATGAGTGCATTAACAATGGCGATTTATATGAAAGGAATGAACACCCGCGAACAAGGGGATTTAACAATGGCTATGGTTCATTCTGGAGATGTCATTGATTTATCAGCGATTGAAGGAATTAAAGTAGATAAACACTCTACAGGTGGAGTAGGAGATACTACTACATTAATCTTAGCTCCTTTAGTGGCATCTGCAGGGGCCAAGGTCGCAAAAATGAGTGGACGTGGTCTAGGTCATACGGGAGGAACGTTAGATAAGTTAGAATCGATTCCTGGTTTCCATATTGAATTAACAGAAGAACAATTCATCGACCAAGTGAATACACATAATATTGCGGTTATGGGTCAAAGTGGAGATTTAACGCCAGCAGATAAAAAATTATATGCGTTGCGCGATGTTACAGGAACGGTAGAATCGATTCCTTTAATTGCTAGCAGTATTATGAGTAAAAAAATTGCGGCAGGGGCAGATGCGATTGTTTTAGATGTAAAAACAGGAGCCGGTGCCTTTATGAAGACAAAAGAAGATGCAGAAGCATTAGCACATGCCATGGTAAATATCGGAAATGCGGTAGGTCGTAAAACAATGGCCATTATTTCAGATATGAGTCAGCCTTTAGGAAAAGCTATCGGAAATGCGTTAGAAGTAGAAGAAGCAATTTTAACGTTACAAGGAAAAGGCCCAAAAGACTTAACTGATTTAGTTTTAACCTTGGGATCTCAAATGCTCGTATTAGCACAAAAAGCAGATTCATTAGAAGAAGCAAGAGAAATTTTAGAAGCGTCTTTACATAATGGAAAAGCCATTGAGAAATTCAAAGAATGGATTCGTCTTCAAGGAGGAGATGATTCTGTTGTTGAAGATATGAGTCGCTTACCACAAGCTCCTTACACTATTGATGTTCCTGCTTGGGATAGTGGATATGTCACAAAAGAAATCGCAGACCATTTAGGACAAATTGCGATGAAATTAGGAGCAGGACGTGCAACAAAAGAAGAAGAAATTGATCCAAGTGTTGGCATTTATCTTCATAAAAAAGTGGGAGACCCAGTGACAAAAGGAGAACCACTATTAACGTTATATGCGCATGACCAAGAGGTTTCAGAATTAGTGGATGAAGTCAAAGAATGCATTACCATTGGTAGCAGAATTGAAGATCCAATTTTAATTCATGAAGTAATTGTCGATTAA